A window of the Brassica napus cultivar Da-Ae chromosome A2, Da-Ae, whole genome shotgun sequence genome harbors these coding sequences:
- the LOC106400009 gene encoding uncharacterized protein LOC106400009: MDGLPDYFQYRAIVEECIENNLTKDETERYVEEVHQIPIQDTNRVWDHLERTNPDLFIAYNARMRERNARIPKRVAKPSSPPEVTSARRRKVRGTKKEYRLSPYCRPLLTAINVPDASPQEASSYPNALENQNLQASQQQPAYPNDFWQQLLSTLGQIQSNTDQMLKLLTDGHGFGPHLSAARSSKRQRVGEAEERGKNEEAEKLQKKEEGDDNEAEKPRENERAGDEEAEKLQENERGDNEEAEKLQENEEGNDGEAEKLQD; the protein is encoded by the exons ATGGACGGTCTTCCTGATTAC TTTCAGTATCGTGCGATAGTAGAGGAATGCATTGAAAACAACCTGACCAAGGATGAGACTGAGAGATATGTAGAGGAAGTCCACCAAATCCCAATTCAAGATACCAACCGAG TTTGGGATCATCTTGAAAGGACGAATCCAGATTTGTTCATAGCGTACAATGCAAGGATGCGTGAGCGCAATGCAAGAATCCCTAAGCGCGTTGCGAAAC CTTCTTCACCACCAGAGGTAACTTCCGCAAGGAGACGTAAAGTGCGTGGGACTAAGAAAGAATACCGTCTATCTCCTTATTGTCGCC CGTTGTTGACTGCTATAAATGTCCCGGATGCATCACCACAAGAAGCTTCTTCTTATCCTAATGCTCTAGAGAACCAAAACCTTCAAGCCTCCCAGCAGCAGCCAGCTTATCCCA ACGACTTTTGGCAGCAGCTTTTGAGTACTTTGGGTCAGATTCAGAGTAATACAGACCAAATGCTCAAACTCTTGACCGATGGACATGGATTTGGACCACATCTTTCTGCTGCGCGATCCTCCAAGAGACAGCGAGTTGGAGAGGCAGAAGAGAGAGGTAAAAATGAAGAAGCAGAGAAGCTGCAGAAGAAAGAGGAAGGTGACGATAATGAAGCAGAGAAGCCGCGTGAGAATGAGAGAGCTGGCGATGAAGAAGCAGAGAAGCTGCAGGAGAATGAGAGAGGTGACAATGAAGAAGCAGAGAAGCTGCAGGAGAACGAGGAAGGTAACGATGGAGAAGCAGAGAAGCTTCAGGATTAG
- the LOC106400025 gene encoding syntaxin-22, whose product MSFQDLEAGRGRSRKTNGGRQDSTQAVASGIFQINTGVSTFQRLVNTLGTPRDTPELRDKLHKTRLHIGQLVKDTSAKLKEASETDHQTGVNPSKKIADAKLAKDFQAVLKEFQKAQQTAAERETAYAPLVPPSAQTTSYSAGEADKISEQRAQVMESKRQELVLLDNEIAFNEAVIEEREQGIQEIHTQIGEVNEIFKDLAVLVNDQGVMIDDIGTHIDNSRAATSQGRSQLAQAAKTQRSNSSLTCLLLVIFGIVLLIVIIVLAA is encoded by the exons ATGAGTTTCCAAGATTTGGAAGCTGGAAGAGGAAGATCAAGGAAGACCAATGGTGGCCGGCAAGATTCGACGCAAGCCGTGGCTTCGGGAATATTCCAGATCAATACCGGAGTTTCCACGTTTCAGCGGCTCGTTAACACGCTCGGTACTCCCAGAGACACGCCCGAGCTCCGTGATAAGCT GCACAAGACACGGTTGCACATAGGGCAGCTTGTGAAGGACACGTCAGCTAAACTTAAGGAAGCTAGTGAAACTGATCATCAAACTGGTGTCAAT CCAAGTAAGAAGATAGCAGATGCTAAGCTTGCAAAGGACTTTCAAGCTGTGTTGAAAGAGTTTCAGAAAGCTCAGCAAACTGCTGCTGAACGAGAAACTGCTTATGCTCCTTTGGTGCCTCCTTCTGCTCAAACAACTAG CTACTCAGCGGGTGAAGCAGATAAGATCTCGGAACAGAGGGCACAAGTTATGGAGTCAAAAAG GCAGGAGCTTGTGTTGTTAGACAACGAGATTGCATTCAATGAGGCTGTGATCGAAGAAAGAGAGCAAGGGATACAAGAAATCCATACTCAGATTGGTGAGGTTAACGAAATATTCAAAGATCTTGCGGTTCTGGTTAACGATCAAGGAGTCATGATAG ATGATATTGGAACTCACATTGATAACTCTCGAGCTGCAACTTCACAGGGAAGATCTCAGCTCGCACAGGCCGCAAAAACACAAAGATCAAACTCATCTCTG ACATGCTTGCTCTTGGTGATATTTGGCATTGTACTCCTGATCGTGATAATCGTACTCGCAGCTTGA